In Modestobacter versicolor, a single genomic region encodes these proteins:
- a CDS encoding DUF5667 domain-containing protein → MTLHDDAPGPARRGAGDPADAEAALVARLRALSSEHAVDPDEEFRAATRARLVAMAAVRTPATGSARRPTAPTGALRRFLAGGADPRPSPWRTRLTAGLTGAALTVTALGGLLAAAQGARPGDLLYDLKRGGEQTQLALAGDSQRGLTLLDFASTRLDELEELVGVQPGADAVVGTTPSGGEAGLAAGPDVDLVLDTLQTMDEQTSEGTAELTARAVEESDPGALETLTGWAAEQQDGLAGVAGAVPTGAQGALAGSQELVGRVAARGAELRTAFGCPGGPAVEGADDLGPLPAACPAAPPAPAGTPAPSSSSTPAQVPPSGAVPPVDTSAPAAGTGGPAPTTAALPSAGAPGAPTAGGLPPVPAPTSTARPGLPLPSLPLPGAPSTSAAAPSSSPGAVVSVPTLVPGVTVCLPPLVTVGC, encoded by the coding sequence GTGACGCTGCACGACGACGCCCCCGGCCCCGCCCGTCGCGGCGCCGGGGACCCCGCGGACGCCGAGGCGGCGCTGGTCGCCCGGCTGCGGGCGCTGTCCAGCGAGCACGCCGTCGACCCGGACGAGGAGTTCCGAGCGGCCACCCGGGCCCGGTTGGTGGCGATGGCCGCGGTGCGCACGCCGGCGACCGGGTCCGCGCGCCGTCCCACCGCGCCGACCGGTGCGCTGCGGCGGTTCCTCGCCGGCGGCGCGGACCCGCGGCCGTCCCCCTGGCGCACCCGGCTGACCGCCGGGCTGACCGGCGCGGCCCTGACCGTCACCGCCCTGGGCGGCCTGCTGGCCGCGGCGCAGGGTGCCCGCCCGGGCGACCTGCTCTACGACCTCAAGCGCGGCGGGGAGCAGACCCAGCTCGCGCTGGCCGGCGACTCGCAGCGCGGCCTGACCCTGCTCGACTTCGCGAGCACCCGCCTGGACGAGCTCGAGGAGCTGGTGGGCGTGCAGCCGGGGGCCGACGCCGTCGTGGGCACCACGCCGTCCGGCGGCGAGGCCGGGCTGGCCGCCGGCCCGGACGTCGACCTGGTGCTCGACACGCTGCAGACGATGGACGAGCAGACCTCCGAGGGCACCGCCGAGCTGACCGCGCGCGCCGTCGAGGAGTCCGACCCCGGTGCGCTGGAGACGCTCACCGGGTGGGCCGCCGAGCAGCAGGACGGCCTGGCCGGGGTCGCCGGCGCGGTCCCGACCGGCGCGCAGGGCGCGCTGGCCGGGTCGCAGGAGCTGGTCGGCCGGGTCGCCGCCCGCGGCGCCGAGCTGCGGACGGCGTTCGGCTGCCCCGGCGGTCCGGCGGTCGAGGGCGCCGACGACCTGGGTCCGCTGCCCGCCGCCTGCCCCGCCGCTCCCCCGGCCCCCGCCGGGACACCTGCACCGAGCAGCTCGTCCACGCCCGCCCAGGTCCCACCCAGCGGTGCCGTCCCGCCCGTGGACACCAGCGCGCCCGCCGCCGGCACCGGCGGCCCGGCCCCGACCACCGCGGCCCTCCCCTCGGCAGGCGCGCCCGGTGCCCCCACCGCCGGCGGTCTCCCCCCGGTCCCGGCGCCCACCAGCACCGCCCGCCCGGGTCTGCCGCTGCCCTCGCTGCCGCTGCCGGGGGCGCCCAGCACCAGCGCCGCGGCGCCCAGCAGCAGCCCCGGGGCCGTCGTCTCGGTGCCCACGCTGGTGCCGGGGGTCACGGTCTGCCTGCCGCCCCTGGTGACGGTGGGTTGCTGA
- a CDS encoding sigma-70 family RNA polymerase sigma factor, protein MPRQPAAAAPAVEPAPAVAPATVDAVPAGAPVAEERTDDQQAVWELVRRAQAGDAEGFGQLYDRYVDVVFRYLYHRVGDRATAEDFTSETFVRALRRIDSLSFQGRDVGAWLVTIARNIVLDHVKSSRYRLEVATADMRDADRATEGPEEAVLQRLTNAELMAGVQQLSDEQRECLVLRFLQGLSVAETAAAMGKKDGAVKALQHRAVRRLAALLPEGLR, encoded by the coding sequence GTGCCACGGCAGCCCGCCGCAGCCGCTCCGGCCGTCGAGCCCGCACCGGCCGTCGCGCCCGCGACCGTGGACGCCGTCCCGGCTGGCGCCCCCGTCGCCGAGGAGCGCACCGACGACCAGCAGGCGGTCTGGGAGCTGGTCCGCCGCGCCCAGGCCGGCGATGCGGAGGGGTTCGGCCAGCTCTACGACCGGTACGTCGACGTCGTCTTCCGGTACCTCTACCACCGGGTCGGTGACCGGGCGACGGCCGAGGACTTCACCAGCGAGACCTTCGTCCGGGCGCTGCGCCGGATCGACTCGCTGTCCTTCCAGGGCCGCGACGTCGGCGCCTGGCTGGTCACCATCGCCCGCAACATCGTGCTGGACCACGTGAAGAGCAGCCGGTACCGGCTGGAGGTCGCCACCGCCGACATGCGGGACGCCGACCGGGCCACCGAGGGGCCGGAGGAGGCGGTGCTGCAGCGGCTGACCAACGCCGAGCTGATGGCCGGGGTGCAGCAGCTGTCCGACGAGCAGCGCGAGTGCCTGGTGCTGCGCTTCCTGCAGGGGCTGTCCGTGGCCGAGACGGCCGCGGCGATGGGCAAGAAGGACGGCGCGGTGAAGGCGCTGCAGCACCGGGCGGTGCGCCGGCTGGCGGCCCTGCTGCCCGAGGGACTGCGGTGA
- a CDS encoding class I adenylate-forming enzyme family protein: protein MPVDEVPALGLPAAGPGEVRSFSALVRRAARAAGDAPAVIAGGTRLSWAEVDERVDRAAAGYRALGLAPGDRAAVQLGNTVDWVVAVMGALRAGLVVVPVNTAYTDPEVTHLLTDSGARLLVVGAERAELAGVPVSVGPPTSADPAPADPDDPDALALLAYTSGTTGRPRGAMLTHAALLANQQQLLALDPPPVRTGDRVLLVLPLFHVYGFNSGWGLVAETAACAVLVEEFDPVATLRLMAAEEVTAVPGAPPMYAAWLAVADAEGDAVLRRGFAAVRTASCGAAPMSGALFHAMRSRAAVTVWEGYGLTEAAPVLSSTLATGRAKPECIGGPLPGVELALRDTAGGPTAGPDPGSRVRGDVFGDPFADDDADGDEAGEICARGPNLFSGYWPDGSDGPDTDGWLLTGDIAYRDADGDLKLVDRRRDLVLVSGFNVYPGEVERVLDEHPGVAESAVIGVPDPRTGEAVHAVVVRAAGAEEVTEAALREHAARSLARFKVPVGVHFVPELPHSLAGKVSRARLRELGLERAAAAAADEEATGA, encoded by the coding sequence GTGCCGGTCGACGAGGTACCGGCCCTCGGGCTGCCTGCGGCCGGGCCCGGTGAGGTCCGGTCGTTCTCCGCGCTGGTGCGCCGGGCGGCGCGCGCCGCCGGCGACGCCCCGGCGGTCATCGCCGGCGGCACCCGGCTGAGCTGGGCGGAGGTCGACGAGCGGGTCGACCGGGCCGCCGCGGGCTACCGCGCCCTGGGGCTCGCGCCCGGCGACCGGGCCGCCGTCCAGCTGGGCAACACCGTCGACTGGGTGGTCGCGGTGATGGGCGCGCTGCGGGCCGGGCTGGTGGTCGTGCCGGTCAACACCGCCTACACCGACCCCGAGGTCACCCACCTGCTCACCGACTCCGGCGCCCGGCTGCTCGTGGTCGGCGCCGAGCGCGCCGAGCTGGCCGGCGTGCCGGTCAGCGTGGGCCCGCCCACGTCCGCCGACCCGGCCCCGGCCGACCCCGACGACCCCGACGCCCTCGCGCTGCTGGCCTACACCAGCGGCACCACCGGCCGGCCCCGCGGCGCGATGCTCACCCACGCCGCGCTGCTGGCCAACCAGCAGCAGCTGCTGGCGCTCGACCCGCCGCCGGTGCGCACCGGCGACCGGGTGCTGCTGGTGCTCCCGCTGTTCCACGTCTACGGCTTCAACAGCGGCTGGGGGCTGGTCGCCGAGACCGCGGCCTGCGCCGTCCTGGTCGAGGAGTTCGACCCGGTGGCCACCCTGCGGCTGATGGCCGCCGAGGAGGTCACCGCCGTCCCGGGCGCCCCGCCGATGTACGCCGCCTGGCTGGCCGTCGCCGATGCCGAAGGCGACGCCGTGCTGCGCCGCGGGTTCGCCGCCGTCCGCACCGCCAGCTGCGGTGCCGCCCCCATGTCCGGGGCGCTGTTCCACGCCATGCGCAGCCGCGCCGCCGTCACCGTCTGGGAGGGCTACGGGCTCACCGAGGCCGCGCCGGTGCTGTCCAGCACGCTGGCGACCGGCCGGGCCAAGCCCGAGTGCATCGGCGGCCCGCTGCCCGGCGTCGAGCTGGCGCTGCGCGACACCGCGGGCGGCCCGACCGCCGGCCCCGACCCGGGCAGCCGGGTGCGCGGCGACGTCTTCGGCGACCCGTTCGCCGACGACGACGCCGACGGCGACGAGGCGGGGGAGATCTGCGCCCGAGGGCCGAACCTGTTCAGCGGGTACTGGCCCGACGGTTCCGACGGCCCGGACACCGACGGCTGGCTGCTCACCGGCGACATCGCCTACCGCGACGCCGACGGCGACCTCAAGCTCGTCGACCGGCGCCGCGACCTGGTCCTGGTCAGCGGCTTCAACGTCTACCCCGGTGAGGTCGAGCGGGTGCTGGACGAGCACCCCGGCGTCGCCGAGAGCGCGGTGATCGGCGTCCCGGACCCGCGCACCGGGGAGGCCGTGCACGCCGTCGTCGTCCGCGCCGCGGGTGCCGAGGAGGTGACCGAGGCCGCGCTGCGCGAGCACGCCGCCCGGTCGCTGGCCCGGTTCAAGGTGCCGGTCGGCGTCCACTTCGTGCCGGAGCTGCCGCACTCGCTGGCCGGCAAGGTGAGCCGGGCCCGGCTGCGCGAGCTGGGGCTGGAGCGCGCCGCGGCGGCCGCGGCCGACGAGGAGGCCACCGGTGCCTGA
- a CDS encoding glutaredoxin family protein, with product MPEPVTVQLLTRQGCHLCVIAEETLARVAGEAGAPVELVDVDADPELQAEYGDRVPVVLLDGREHSHFTVDVDRLRRDLGLG from the coding sequence GTGCCTGAGCCGGTCACCGTGCAGCTGCTCACCCGGCAGGGCTGCCACCTGTGCGTCATCGCCGAGGAGACCCTGGCCCGGGTCGCCGGGGAGGCCGGGGCCCCGGTCGAGCTGGTCGACGTCGACGCCGACCCCGAGCTGCAGGCCGAGTACGGCGACCGGGTGCCGGTGGTGCTGCTGGACGGCCGGGAGCACAGCCACTTCACCGTGGACGTCGACCGGCTGCGCCGCGACCTCGGGCTGGGCTGA
- a CDS encoding redox-sensing transcriptional repressor Rex → MSESRPRIVPEATVARLAVYLRVLAGLADGGRSHVSSGELASAAGVNPAGLRKDLSYLGPCGVRGVGYSISGLRDRLTEVLGGERSRPCVLVGIGRLGSALADYTGFASRGFQFAGLLDSDPRQVGTEVGGLVVRPVEELEAVVAETHAAIGVITTPAEVAQSVCDRLVAAGVRSILNFAPVALTVPAGVDVRKVDLSVELQVLAFLDQQRDGSPPVVAALRATGGAR, encoded by the coding sequence GTGTCGGAGTCGCGGCCCCGGATCGTCCCGGAGGCCACCGTTGCCCGGTTGGCCGTGTACCTGCGGGTGCTGGCCGGCCTCGCCGACGGCGGCCGCAGCCACGTCTCCTCCGGTGAGCTCGCCTCCGCGGCGGGCGTCAACCCGGCGGGGCTGCGCAAGGACCTGTCCTACCTGGGTCCCTGCGGGGTCCGCGGGGTGGGCTACTCGATCAGCGGTCTGCGTGACCGGCTGACCGAGGTGCTCGGTGGCGAGCGGTCCCGGCCGTGCGTGCTGGTGGGGATCGGCCGGCTGGGCTCGGCGCTGGCCGACTACACCGGCTTCGCCAGCCGCGGCTTCCAGTTCGCCGGGCTGCTGGACAGCGACCCGCGCCAGGTGGGCACCGAGGTCGGCGGCCTCGTCGTCCGCCCGGTCGAGGAGCTGGAGGCCGTCGTCGCCGAGACGCATGCCGCCATCGGGGTCATCACGACACCGGCCGAGGTGGCCCAGTCGGTCTGCGACCGACTGGTCGCGGCCGGGGTGAGGAGCATCTTGAACTTCGCGCCGGTGGCGTTGACGGTGCCCGCGGGCGTCGACGTCCGGAAGGTCGACCTCTCGGTGGAGCTGCAGGTGCTGGCCTTCCTGGACCAGCAGCGGGACGGCTCCCCGCCGGTGGTCGCCGCGCTGCGCGCCACGGGGGGTGCCCGATGA